One window of the Halobacteriovorax sp. JY17 genome contains the following:
- a CDS encoding DUF309 domain-containing protein encodes METNYQFGQFTNEHLNLLKTGIVLYNEDKFWECHEEVEDLWLSDYGDDARYVYWVVIQVATSLYHYLDGNLNGAEGMIRKAKRKLEICEKRKVETEILYKYLSWEKFKRIIRKIPEKSCLDDYNELYSFKFKNPNHWEKI; translated from the coding sequence ATGGAAACAAATTATCAATTCGGCCAATTCACTAATGAGCATCTTAACTTACTGAAAACAGGCATTGTTCTTTATAACGAAGATAAATTTTGGGAATGTCATGAGGAAGTTGAAGATCTCTGGCTCTCCGATTATGGTGACGATGCGCGCTATGTCTATTGGGTGGTTATTCAAGTGGCCACTTCCCTTTACCATTATTTAGATGGAAATCTTAATGGCGCAGAGGGAATGATTAGAAAGGCGAAGAGAAAATTGGAAATTTGTGAAAAGAGAAAAGTTGAAACGGAAATTCTTTATAAATATCTTAGTTGGGAAAAATTTAAGAGAATAATACGAAAAATTCCAGAAAAAAGTTGTTTAGATGACTATAATGAACTTTATAGTTTTAAATTTAAAAATCCAAATCATTGGGAAAAAATATGA
- a CDS encoding EI24 domain-containing protein, with product MSRPIKAIHKSLSLLKEDKVILLLSMIPVLIGIIAYYYIGNLFYVDFLDWGKNLVAEKISSSEWLSYISWIFTAILTVILYFLVSWTFVLFVSIISSPFNDIISGRVEKRLLGEPSPDFDTDKFFKRMLKVLANEAKKILFILLLSILAFILGLFFPPVSFAISALLLAVSFLDYSWSRKNLSFSDCVGSLRRSFLTYLFTGCVFMALISMPILNLFILPFAVIYYSVLFYTKENGLKI from the coding sequence ATGAGCAGACCAATCAAGGCGATACACAAATCACTTAGCTTATTAAAAGAAGATAAAGTTATTCTACTCTTATCAATGATTCCAGTTCTGATTGGAATCATTGCTTACTATTATATTGGAAATTTATTCTATGTAGATTTTCTTGATTGGGGGAAGAACTTAGTTGCTGAAAAGATTAGCAGTAGTGAATGGCTGAGTTATATTTCTTGGATCTTTACAGCTATTCTCACTGTAATTCTTTACTTTCTTGTCAGTTGGACCTTTGTTCTCTTTGTTTCTATTATTTCTTCGCCTTTTAATGACATTATTTCGGGTAGGGTGGAAAAGCGTTTATTAGGTGAGCCTTCTCCAGATTTTGATACCGATAAATTCTTTAAGAGAATGTTAAAGGTCTTAGCTAATGAGGCGAAGAAAATTTTATTTATTCTTCTTCTATCAATTCTTGCATTCATCCTAGGTCTTTTCTTTCCTCCTGTCTCTTTTGCTATATCTGCCTTATTGCTGGCCGTTTCATTTTTAGATTATTCGTGGTCAAGGAAGAATTTAAGCTTTTCAGACTGTGTCGGAAGTTTAAGAAGATCATTTCTTACATATCTTTTTACAGGTTGTGTTTTTATGGCGTTAATTTCAATGCCTATTTTAAATCTCTTCATTCTTCCATTTGCTGTAATTTATTATTCAGTGCTCTTTTATACAAAAGAGAATGGGCTAAAAATTTGA
- a CDS encoding valine--tRNA ligase, whose product MSAEETNNISTTYSPIDAEKKWYKIWEDGKYFKPTPGKTGKSYCIIMPPPNVTGRLHAGHALDVTNQDTLIRWKRMKGFETLWLPGMDHAGIATQSVVEKQVQAEEGKTRHEFTREEFLEKIWKWKDEYGGIIAQQQKTMGASPDWDYSMFTMDPEANEAVRKVFVMLYNEGLIYQSDYIINWDTVLQSAISDAEVEHKEVKGAFYHILYSVKDSDIKLEIATTRPETLLGDTAVAVNPKDERFAHLIGKKAIVPICNREVLIIGDEHVDIEVGTGCLKVTPGHDFNDFEIGKRHNLEIINILNKDGTLSEATGEFQGLTTKKARKLVVEKLKEVGAYVKEIEHTHQVGHGDRSKSVIEPMVSKQWFLNVQDMSKEALECVEKGDTKFYPKQWENTYFSWMREPRNWCLSRQLWWGHQIPVFNCSDCSHQWASETDETSCSKCKSENVTQDPDVLDTWFSSGLWPMSTLGWPNAERMKERGYDRFFPTTCLVTGFDIIFFWVARMMMMSLKVTGEKPFSDIYIHALVRDKLGRKMSKSLGNGLDPLETVEEYGADAFRFTLAAGSGYNRGLNLDPERIGGYRNFINKIWNAFRFISPFLEKGESTLPSDLDQQEKWILSELNEVTKVMNDSMEEYRFDDSCSAIYAFVYDKFCSWFIELSKNILHGDDEAAMIRRASVLKYSFRQIVTLLHPITPFITEELWSHLKDSEEELLIIQDYPEFESKLNFTSDQEMMNKFIEVITSLRNLRSSLNLKPKEEINAALFTDQKDLLDFFKTTEKGFADLARVKSLTVEDKNSSRPTKSVMKATTHTEVFIPLDGSIDLSEQIQKLEKDLSKTEKEIEKLDKKLSNEKFISNAKDEVISKVKEEHSELTEKKNSIVENLENFKS is encoded by the coding sequence ATGTCTGCTGAAGAAACAAATAATATTTCTACGACTTATTCACCAATTGACGCTGAAAAGAAGTGGTATAAAATTTGGGAAGATGGAAAGTACTTTAAACCTACTCCAGGAAAAACTGGAAAGAGCTACTGTATTATTATGCCTCCTCCAAATGTCACAGGAAGACTTCACGCAGGACACGCGCTAGACGTAACGAATCAAGATACATTAATTCGTTGGAAGAGAATGAAGGGATTTGAAACTCTTTGGCTTCCAGGAATGGATCACGCAGGTATTGCCACCCAATCTGTTGTAGAAAAACAAGTTCAAGCTGAAGAAGGAAAGACTAGGCACGAATTCACTAGGGAAGAGTTCTTAGAAAAAATTTGGAAATGGAAAGATGAATACGGTGGTATTATTGCCCAACAACAAAAAACGATGGGGGCCTCTCCAGACTGGGACTACTCCATGTTTACAATGGACCCAGAAGCTAATGAAGCTGTTAGAAAAGTTTTTGTTATGCTTTACAATGAAGGACTCATCTATCAATCAGACTACATTATTAACTGGGATACTGTTTTACAATCTGCAATTTCAGACGCTGAAGTTGAGCACAAAGAAGTTAAAGGTGCTTTCTACCACATCCTCTACTCCGTAAAAGATAGCGACATAAAACTAGAGATTGCGACGACAAGACCGGAAACTCTTCTCGGAGATACTGCTGTTGCAGTAAATCCTAAAGATGAAAGATTTGCTCATCTTATCGGAAAAAAAGCTATCGTCCCTATTTGCAATAGAGAAGTTTTAATTATTGGAGATGAACATGTTGATATTGAAGTGGGAACTGGTTGCCTAAAAGTTACCCCTGGTCACGACTTCAACGATTTTGAAATTGGTAAGAGACACAATTTAGAGATTATTAATATTTTGAATAAAGATGGAACACTTAGTGAAGCGACTGGAGAATTCCAAGGCCTTACAACTAAGAAAGCACGAAAACTCGTTGTTGAAAAACTAAAAGAAGTCGGAGCATATGTTAAAGAGATCGAACATACACATCAAGTAGGACATGGAGATAGATCAAAATCTGTAATAGAACCAATGGTTTCTAAACAATGGTTTCTAAACGTTCAAGACATGTCTAAAGAAGCTCTAGAGTGCGTTGAAAAAGGTGATACAAAATTCTATCCTAAGCAGTGGGAGAATACTTACTTCTCTTGGATGAGAGAGCCAAGAAACTGGTGTCTCTCTAGGCAGTTATGGTGGGGACATCAAATTCCTGTATTCAATTGTTCTGATTGCTCTCACCAATGGGCAAGTGAGACTGATGAGACAAGTTGTTCAAAGTGTAAAAGTGAAAATGTCACTCAAGACCCTGACGTTCTAGATACATGGTTCTCTTCAGGGCTATGGCCAATGTCCACTCTGGGCTGGCCAAACGCTGAGAGAATGAAAGAAAGAGGCTATGACCGCTTCTTTCCAACAACTTGTTTAGTCACAGGCTTTGATATTATTTTCTTCTGGGTAGCTAGAATGATGATGATGTCTTTAAAAGTTACTGGAGAAAAACCATTTAGCGACATCTATATTCATGCCCTTGTGAGAGATAAACTTGGAAGAAAAATGAGTAAGTCTCTTGGTAATGGACTTGATCCTCTTGAAACAGTTGAAGAGTATGGAGCCGATGCCTTTAGGTTTACTCTCGCGGCAGGTTCTGGATATAACCGAGGATTAAACTTAGACCCTGAAAGAATTGGTGGTTATAGGAATTTCATTAATAAAATCTGGAATGCTTTTAGATTTATATCTCCTTTTCTTGAAAAGGGAGAATCTACTTTGCCAAGTGATTTAGACCAACAAGAAAAATGGATTCTCTCAGAATTAAATGAGGTAACTAAAGTCATGAACGACTCTATGGAAGAGTACCGCTTCGACGACTCTTGCTCAGCAATCTATGCCTTCGTTTATGATAAATTTTGCTCTTGGTTCATTGAACTTTCTAAGAATATTCTTCATGGTGATGATGAAGCTGCAATGATTAGAAGAGCCTCAGTTCTTAAGTATTCTTTTAGACAAATTGTGACTCTTCTTCACCCTATTACTCCATTTATAACTGAAGAGCTATGGAGTCATTTAAAAGACAGTGAGGAAGAACTCTTAATCATTCAAGACTATCCTGAGTTTGAGTCAAAACTAAACTTCACAAGTGACCAAGAAATGATGAATAAGTTTATTGAGGTTATTACTTCTCTTAGAAATCTTAGATCATCTCTAAATCTTAAGCCTAAAGAAGAAATCAATGCTGCTTTATTTACTGACCAAAAAGATCTCTTAGATTTTTTCAAAACTACAGAAAAAGGTTTTGCTGATCTTGCAAGAGTTAAGTCTCTTACTGTGGAAGATAAGAATAGTTCCAGACCTACAAAGTCTGTAATGAAGGCCACGACTCACACAGAAGTATTCATACCTCTTGATGGATCTATTGATCTTTCTGAGCAAATACAAAAACTTGAAAAAGATCTTTCTAAGACAGAAAAAGAGATTGAAAAATTAGATAAGAAATTATCAAATGAAAAATTCATTTCTAATGCTAAAGACGAAGTTATTTCTAAGGTAAAGGAAGAGCACTCTGAACTGACTGAGAAAAAGAACTCTATAGTTGAAAATTTAGAAAATTTTAAGTCATAA
- a CDS encoding (Fe-S)-binding protein, whose amino-acid sequence MDATMASREIMWNIPPSFKVAMYVLFFASLAYMAKGFYDKVIFITAGEGIKGLKRLLPEKLNWGAFFKTAFLTGKVPRSKDVKIFHGLIFWGFFILWIATDLVAIHYDTPFKIFKGPLYITVSFLADIAGLMVLVGLAMAFKRRYINKPDYLSASKPKQELFMYGMLSALVIIGYLIEGIRILGTGMPEGERTWAPIGWCLASLFQTFNMGDGTLATIYRVLWFFHMANTMAFVASIGHSKFSHIFMLPFQALITPPRRGAVLKPMNFEDENAETFGLGRLSELTAKNRIDLLTCVECGRCTNVCPALNAGKNLNPKTIITKARDFVLEVEAKGEKDADIWENPLYASNELDACTTCGACMEECPANIEHVDIIMEAKRYKTLTLGDIPPAAADAVNKVRNNGNPWGITQDDRFNWADGMDVPVIEAGKKVDYLYYVGCAGSYDANNQKVVQDTVKLLTKAGVSFAVMGKTEKCNGDPIRRFGDEYTFYEIAIENIANMNQYDFDKVVTHCPHCLHTIGKEYGKFEDGEFETVHHTELLAELIRSGKLKPEKKLNEELTFHDPCYLGRHHGEYNAPREILKASGASIKEMEMNKDKAMCCGMGGGNMWYELPEGVHLAEKRLEQIGETKAPKLATACSYCMINFHSSKNEKTNTDAVEIEDVASILAKTIL is encoded by the coding sequence ATGGACGCAACTATGGCATCACGCGAAATTATGTGGAACATACCCCCATCGTTCAAGGTGGCAATGTATGTTTTATTTTTTGCAAGTCTCGCCTACATGGCCAAAGGGTTTTATGACAAAGTCATATTCATCACTGCTGGCGAAGGTATAAAAGGACTAAAGAGATTACTTCCAGAAAAATTAAATTGGGGCGCGTTTTTTAAAACTGCATTTCTAACTGGAAAGGTCCCAAGATCTAAAGATGTAAAAATCTTTCACGGGCTTATCTTCTGGGGATTTTTCATTCTCTGGATTGCTACAGACTTAGTGGCCATTCACTACGACACTCCTTTTAAAATTTTTAAGGGACCACTTTATATAACAGTATCATTTCTCGCTGATATTGCAGGACTAATGGTCCTTGTTGGTCTCGCCATGGCATTTAAGAGAAGATATATAAATAAGCCTGATTACCTATCTGCCAGTAAGCCAAAGCAAGAACTCTTCATGTATGGAATGCTTTCCGCCCTTGTTATTATTGGTTACTTAATTGAGGGTATTAGAATTCTTGGAACAGGAATGCCAGAAGGCGAAAGAACTTGGGCCCCAATTGGTTGGTGTCTAGCAAGCCTATTCCAAACTTTTAATATGGGAGATGGTACTCTTGCAACTATCTACAGAGTTTTATGGTTCTTCCATATGGCAAATACAATGGCCTTCGTCGCAAGTATTGGTCACTCAAAATTTTCTCATATTTTCATGTTACCTTTTCAAGCTTTAATTACTCCACCAAGAAGAGGTGCAGTTCTAAAACCAATGAACTTTGAAGATGAGAATGCTGAAACCTTTGGACTGGGTAGATTATCAGAACTTACTGCAAAGAATAGAATTGATCTTCTAACTTGTGTTGAGTGTGGAAGATGTACAAATGTTTGCCCAGCGCTAAACGCAGGAAAGAACTTAAATCCAAAAACAATTATCACAAAAGCGAGAGACTTTGTTCTTGAAGTAGAAGCAAAAGGTGAAAAAGACGCCGATATTTGGGAAAATCCACTCTACGCTTCAAACGAGCTTGACGCCTGTACGACTTGTGGTGCTTGTATGGAAGAATGTCCGGCCAATATCGAACACGTTGACATCATCATGGAAGCGAAAAGGTATAAAACTCTTACCCTTGGAGACATACCTCCAGCGGCTGCTGATGCTGTAAATAAAGTGAGAAATAATGGAAACCCTTGGGGAATCACGCAAGATGACAGATTCAACTGGGCCGATGGAATGGATGTTCCTGTAATTGAAGCCGGTAAGAAAGTTGATTACCTCTACTATGTTGGTTGTGCTGGCTCATATGATGCCAATAACCAAAAGGTTGTTCAAGACACTGTTAAACTACTTACAAAAGCTGGAGTTAGCTTCGCAGTGATGGGAAAAACAGAGAAATGTAATGGTGATCCGATCAGAAGATTTGGTGATGAATACACATTCTATGAAATTGCTATCGAAAATATTGCCAATATGAATCAATATGATTTCGACAAAGTTGTCACTCACTGCCCTCACTGCCTACATACAATTGGAAAAGAGTATGGAAAGTTCGAAGACGGTGAATTTGAGACAGTTCACCACACTGAATTACTGGCAGAATTGATCAGAAGTGGTAAACTAAAACCAGAGAAAAAGCTTAATGAAGAGCTTACATTTCACGACCCTTGTTATTTAGGTCGTCACCACGGCGAATACAATGCTCCAAGAGAAATACTTAAGGCCTCTGGAGCAAGTATAAAAGAAATGGAGATGAATAAAGACAAGGCCATGTGCTGTGGAATGGGCGGTGGAAATATGTGGTACGAGCTTCCAGAAGGTGTGCACCTTGCTGAGAAGAGACTTGAGCAAATTGGAGAAACAAAGGCTCCAAAGCTTGCAACAGCTTGCTCGTATTGTATGATTAATTTCCACTCATCAAAGAATGAGAAAACAAATACTGATGCAGTTGAAATCGAAGATGTTGCCTCAATTTTGGCAAAAACTATTCTTTAA
- a CDS encoding Hsp33 family molecular chaperone HslO, translating into MLDESRLYSFLDRENNFTVHFLDGQKLIHDLAIIHDVKSDGFAYFRDSILTAQNLISLLKSGEGLGLFIDSNEPYFKLKIEMNFAGRMRTLLMPENFNTFPEKITGTCRLSKIFPNNPSPYTSVIELNNISFHQVVNKILQDSYQLKADIHLSDNSDQSVMIQQLPQTNVDKEEADSTQLSPAEYWVKSQKHIKEIFSKSTTQQTEIQGHFESLGFTYLGSKLVEFKCNCSRERMVRSISSLCLSSGIDEIFESKNELEAKCDYCKTYYLITRDEIVNINH; encoded by the coding sequence ATGTTAGATGAGAGTAGATTATATAGTTTTTTAGATAGAGAGAATAATTTCACTGTTCACTTTCTAGATGGACAGAAACTTATTCACGACCTAGCAATAATTCACGATGTTAAGTCTGATGGTTTTGCCTATTTCAGGGATTCCATACTTACGGCCCAAAACCTTATCTCTCTTTTAAAGTCCGGTGAAGGTCTAGGCCTCTTTATTGATTCTAATGAGCCTTATTTTAAACTAAAGATAGAGATGAATTTTGCAGGAAGAATGAGAACTCTCCTTATGCCTGAAAACTTTAATACTTTTCCAGAAAAGATCACTGGAACTTGTAGGCTTTCTAAAATATTTCCAAATAATCCAAGTCCATACACTTCAGTTATCGAACTTAATAATATTAGTTTTCATCAAGTCGTAAATAAGATTCTACAAGACTCTTATCAATTAAAAGCGGATATACACCTCAGTGACAACTCTGATCAAAGTGTAATGATTCAACAGTTACCACAAACAAATGTGGACAAAGAAGAAGCCGACTCTACTCAACTATCTCCTGCCGAGTATTGGGTAAAATCTCAAAAGCATATTAAAGAAATTTTTTCAAAGTCCACAACACAGCAAACTGAAATACAAGGACACTTTGAATCCCTAGGCTTTACTTACCTTGGTAGTAAACTTGTAGAGTTTAAGTGTAATTGCTCTAGAGAGAGAATGGTTCGCTCTATATCATCTCTCTGTCTTTCTTCTGGCATTGATGAAATATTTGAAAGTAAGAATGAACTAGAAGCAAAATGCGATTACTGCAAGACTTACTACCTCATCACAAGAGATGAGATAGTAAATATCAACCACTAG
- a CDS encoding PD-(D/E)XK nuclease family protein encodes MLSVYLYENSTEIYNLEPLGNSEEKVVVICPHPMAADSLRSRISDPSRAEVITISKFSSDLLNKIDEEIILKRKADLLGQLATIWKKKLSDYAADSFFDSFNLFTELRGYSLDFEMIKEVLPSYDEAIQKSLPIYWMYFEQLGIVDEHKANEILSHHLKIGISEEVETTYLFWGFNHINSGQIDFINSLAIRNKVIIPFPKEVFKQTRPGDWIRWFKADELREELTEFKRDVKSYFFPKKRLAQKLKEILDVEEVEQIVLAEKKVTLDSCLEVSVLPTHFRTTADLFSAYTKRAIDEIESVVGEGIECEELISCVKSKVAFELSKNIEEKNFRLIKVYSSLLKIITDYKALSDDNEFIKFYDVQVVREIISLNLPRDYFAPISNLEKKISILGLNELESSEDVESIFLLTDAYQGVKKGGSKYQEDIMKFLSSLGPIQRPELEFLMVREKFRELLDKGKIIFCIQEGLVESDRSWSEFFRGVEFLREEIFTPKVETFRNVLETEGRSFDQKVSASKLQTYIDCPKKFFYTYLERKEIDASNSKDLRPNEIGSLEHEVIEKYFDKVRNWDEGVLRETVSEVYKKFVEENRKLLSEVKEKISLYEIYNYSENGVKYILNILENMVGSEVSFEAFLADKEFVSGRIDCIIKFEDKFIILDFKRSGFSIPSKGEIEKYSKIQLPFYLKHFGGEIQDVLFWGFVNLSNTEESLLIHGGHELGKDFMERVGLGVKTRKSAFDDLNLWFSEYCEFEDEVIEELKKETLWRANPSKDDVCTFCSVSNLCTRGSV; translated from the coding sequence GTGCTAAGCGTATATTTATATGAAAACTCAACAGAAATTTATAACCTTGAACCTCTTGGAAATAGTGAAGAGAAGGTTGTAGTAATCTGCCCTCATCCTATGGCCGCTGACTCCTTGAGATCTCGAATTTCTGATCCATCTCGTGCCGAGGTAATAACAATTTCAAAGTTCTCATCGGATCTTTTAAATAAAATAGATGAAGAAATTATTTTAAAGAGAAAGGCCGATCTATTAGGACAATTAGCTACAATTTGGAAGAAGAAGTTAAGCGATTACGCTGCGGACTCTTTCTTTGATAGCTTTAACCTTTTCACAGAACTACGTGGATATAGTTTAGACTTTGAAATGATTAAAGAAGTTTTACCTTCTTATGATGAAGCCATTCAAAAAAGTCTTCCAATCTATTGGATGTACTTTGAACAACTTGGAATTGTTGACGAGCATAAGGCCAATGAAATTCTCTCACATCATTTAAAAATTGGGATTAGTGAAGAAGTTGAAACGACTTACTTATTCTGGGGATTTAATCATATAAACTCTGGGCAAATCGACTTTATTAACTCACTAGCAATTCGAAACAAAGTTATTATTCCTTTTCCAAAAGAAGTTTTTAAACAAACAAGACCAGGTGATTGGATTAGGTGGTTTAAGGCGGATGAATTAAGAGAAGAACTTACTGAATTTAAAAGAGATGTGAAGAGTTATTTCTTTCCTAAGAAGAGATTGGCCCAGAAGTTAAAAGAAATATTAGATGTAGAAGAAGTTGAACAGATAGTTCTCGCTGAGAAGAAAGTAACTCTCGACTCTTGCTTAGAAGTAAGTGTTCTTCCTACCCACTTTAGAACGACGGCAGATCTTTTTAGTGCTTACACAAAAAGAGCAATAGATGAAATTGAAAGTGTTGTTGGAGAGGGGATTGAATGTGAAGAATTGATTTCTTGTGTTAAGTCTAAGGTCGCTTTTGAACTGAGCAAGAATATCGAAGAAAAGAACTTTCGACTTATTAAGGTTTATAGCTCTCTACTAAAAATTATCACAGATTATAAAGCCCTTTCAGATGATAATGAATTTATAAAGTTCTATGACGTTCAAGTTGTAAGAGAAATAATAAGTCTAAATCTTCCAAGAGATTACTTTGCTCCTATATCAAATTTAGAAAAGAAGATCTCCATTCTGGGGTTGAATGAATTAGAGAGTAGTGAAGATGTTGAGTCAATTTTTCTGCTTACTGATGCCTATCAGGGAGTTAAAAAGGGAGGAAGTAAGTATCAAGAAGATATAATGAAATTTCTCTCTTCTCTTGGCCCAATTCAAAGACCCGAGCTTGAGTTTCTTATGGTTCGCGAAAAGTTTAGAGAACTATTAGATAAGGGTAAAATTATTTTCTGTATTCAAGAAGGCCTTGTTGAATCAGATCGAAGTTGGAGTGAATTCTTTAGAGGAGTTGAGTTTCTTCGAGAGGAAATATTCACACCTAAAGTAGAGACCTTTCGAAATGTACTTGAAACAGAAGGGCGATCTTTTGATCAAAAAGTATCTGCTAGTAAACTTCAAACTTATATCGATTGTCCAAAGAAGTTTTTCTATACCTATCTTGAGAGAAAGGAAATCGATGCTTCAAATTCCAAAGATTTGAGACCAAACGAAATTGGAAGTTTAGAGCATGAAGTGATTGAAAAGTATTTTGATAAAGTAAGAAATTGGGATGAAGGAGTTCTTCGAGAAACCGTTTCAGAAGTTTATAAGAAATTTGTGGAAGAAAACCGAAAACTCTTGAGCGAAGTTAAAGAGAAGATTTCACTATATGAAATTTATAACTATAGTGAAAATGGTGTTAAGTATATATTAAACATCTTAGAAAATATGGTTGGAAGTGAGGTTTCATTTGAGGCCTTTCTTGCAGATAAAGAATTTGTTTCAGGTCGAATCGACTGCATTATTAAATTCGAAGATAAATTTATTATTTTAGACTTTAAAAGATCAGGCTTTAGTATTCCAAGTAAAGGTGAAATTGAGAAGTATAGCAAGATTCAATTACCTTTCTATCTAAAGCATTTTGGAGGAGAAATTCAAGATGTTCTCTTTTGGGGATTTGTAAATCTCTCAAATACAGAAGAGTCTCTACTTATCCATGGCGGACACGAGCTTGGAAAAGACTTTATGGAAAGAGTGGGACTCGGTGTAAAGACACGAAAATCTGCCTTTGATGATTTGAATTTATGGTTTTCAGAATACTGTGAATTTGAAGATGAGGTTATTGAAGAGTTGAAGAAAGAAACTCTGTGGAGAGCGAATCCATCTAAAGATGATGTATGCACTTTTTGTTCAGTATCAAATCTATGTACAAGAGGATCAGTATAA